The Lentisphaerota bacterium genome includes a region encoding these proteins:
- a CDS encoding class I SAM-dependent methyltransferase: MKQWYESLFDNYAQKYDQECFVQGTAGECDFIEQEIGRNTALRIIDIGCGTGRHSIELAKRGYRLMAVDLSDSQLLRAREKAKAAGVMIDFQKQDARNLPFRAEFDLAIMLCEGGFPLMETDEMNFEILRNVTHVLKDDGKLIFTTLNGLFPLYHSVEQFCADAGKTGNATYRSNTFDLMTFRDHNITAIEDDSGTIKELACNERYYVPCEIAWLLKSLGYKTVDIFGAKLGAYSRNDTLTTEDFEMLVVASKG; this comes from the coding sequence ATGAAACAGTGGTACGAATCGTTGTTTGACAATTACGCCCAGAAATATGACCAAGAATGTTTTGTCCAAGGGACGGCTGGCGAATGTGATTTTATCGAACAGGAAATAGGGCGAAACACAGCTCTCAGGATCATCGATATTGGGTGCGGCACCGGTCGCCATTCGATCGAATTGGCAAAACGGGGGTACAGGCTGATGGCCGTTGATCTGTCCGATTCACAACTTCTACGGGCACGGGAGAAAGCCAAAGCAGCTGGCGTGATGATCGACTTCCAGAAGCAGGACGCCAGAAACCTTCCGTTCAGAGCCGAATTTGACTTGGCAATCATGCTCTGTGAAGGGGGATTTCCGTTGATGGAAACGGACGAGATGAATTTCGAGATTCTCAGAAATGTCACCCACGTCCTCAAGGACGATGGAAAGCTGATATTCACCACGTTGAACGGGCTATTCCCGCTTTACCATTCAGTCGAACAGTTCTGCGCCGATGCCGGCAAGACAGGCAACGCAACCTATCGAAGCAACACCTTCGATCTGATGACATTTCGAGATCACAACATTACGGCTATCGAAGATGATTCAGGGACGATCAAAGAGCTCGCGTGCAACGAGCGTTATTATGTTCCCTGTGAGATTGCGTGGCTTTTGAAGTCGCTTGGGTATAAGACGGTGGACATCTTTGGCGCAAAACTTGGAGCTTACTCCAGAAACGACACATTGACCACTGAAGACTTTGAAATGCTTGTTGTCGCCAGTAAGGGTTAA
- a CDS encoding zinc-binding alcohol dehydrogenase, with protein MQMKHVVMMDKRQVELQTLELDEKLGADEFCVRTERTFISAGTELANYTAKEPAVYQKGSWCAYPWRAGYANVGVVEALGSAVTRVTKGQRVFSYSAHASHVTISQEAFFVVVPDGIDPAVAAASRMAGIATSAMAIADRALHQPVVLVLGLGIVGNLAAQSFRALGGKVVAVDPIAARRKLAERCGIARTLPGGDTSDIKQGLKRLVGVEQADICIDASGLTPVVLQALAMTANVGQVILLGSPRAPCEGNLTAVFSEIHLRNIVVRGALEYFLPAYPVQSIWGGRTPPLISLWEKQRIIFDWILDGRLVIEPLISHRLSPEKIRDAYEGLLAAPELFTGVVLEWPAP; from the coding sequence ATGCAGATGAAACACGTGGTCATGATGGACAAGCGTCAGGTCGAATTACAGACGCTGGAGTTGGATGAGAAGTTGGGCGCCGATGAGTTCTGCGTCAGGACGGAACGGACCTTCATCAGCGCGGGGACCGAGCTGGCGAATTATACCGCGAAGGAGCCCGCCGTCTATCAGAAGGGCTCCTGGTGCGCCTATCCGTGGCGCGCGGGCTACGCCAATGTGGGCGTGGTCGAGGCGCTGGGATCGGCGGTGACACGGGTGACGAAGGGGCAGCGGGTCTTCAGCTACAGCGCGCATGCGTCGCATGTGACAATCAGTCAGGAAGCTTTCTTTGTCGTAGTGCCCGATGGTATCGATCCCGCCGTGGCGGCGGCTTCGCGCATGGCCGGCATTGCAACCTCGGCAATGGCGATCGCGGACCGCGCCCTCCACCAGCCAGTTGTGCTCGTCTTGGGATTGGGGATTGTGGGCAATCTCGCCGCGCAGTCGTTCCGTGCGCTCGGCGGCAAAGTGGTCGCCGTCGATCCGATTGCGGCGCGACGGAAGCTGGCCGAACGGTGCGGGATTGCGCGCACGCTGCCGGGTGGCGACACGTCCGACATCAAGCAGGGTCTCAAGCGGCTGGTGGGCGTGGAGCAGGCGGACATTTGCATCGATGCCAGCGGGCTGACCCCCGTGGTCTTGCAGGCGCTGGCGATGACCGCCAATGTGGGACAGGTGATTCTGCTGGGTTCGCCGCGCGCCCCCTGTGAGGGCAATCTGACGGCCGTATTCAGCGAAATCCACCTCCGGAATATTGTCGTCCGGGGCGCGTTGGAGTATTTCCTTCCGGCCTATCCGGTGCAGTCGATCTGGGGGGGCAGGACGCCGCCGCTCATATCGCTCTGGGAAAAGCAGCGGATCATCTTCGATTGGATCCTCGACGGCCGCCTCGTGATCGAGCCGCTGATCTCCCATCGTCTTTCCCCGGAGAAGATCCGGGATGCCTACGAGGGGCTGCTCGCCGCGCCGGAACTATTCACCGGCGTTGTGCTCGAATGGCCCGCTCCCTGA